A genome region from Sphingorhabdus sp. SMR4y includes the following:
- a CDS encoding LysR family transcriptional regulator, with product MDRIQAMRILVRIADSGSFAETARQLNMSPPAVSRAVAGLEGLIGARLLTRTTRSVKLTEIGARYVEDCRQILAAVEEAEAAASGSFAKPTGSLTITASVMFGQIYILPIVTEFLDLYPEVTGRLVFLDRVTNLIDEGLDVAVRIGHLPDSSYSAIKVGSVRRVVCGAPEYFDREGVPARPASLATHRIIAATSAWTSLDWRFGREEKETVRVSPGLFCNSNPAAIEAARSGWGLTRILSYQVGPDLVSGQLQTVLEEYEEEPLPVHIVHPEGRNASAKVRTFVDFAAERLRANRFIN from the coding sequence ATGGACCGGATCCAAGCCATGCGCATATTGGTGCGCATCGCCGATAGCGGTAGTTTCGCGGAGACCGCCCGCCAGCTCAATATGAGCCCGCCTGCGGTGAGTCGCGCCGTTGCGGGACTCGAGGGTCTGATCGGTGCCCGTCTGCTCACGCGCACCACGCGATCGGTCAAGCTGACCGAGATTGGCGCGCGCTATGTCGAGGACTGCCGGCAGATCCTCGCCGCGGTTGAAGAGGCGGAGGCCGCTGCATCGGGATCCTTTGCAAAGCCCACCGGCAGTTTGACGATCACCGCTTCGGTGATGTTCGGACAGATATATATTCTCCCGATCGTCACCGAGTTTCTCGACCTCTATCCTGAGGTGACAGGACGTCTCGTGTTTCTGGATCGCGTGACCAACCTGATTGACGAAGGTCTGGACGTCGCTGTCCGGATCGGCCATCTTCCAGACTCCAGCTATAGCGCGATCAAGGTCGGATCCGTCCGGCGTGTAGTCTGCGGTGCGCCGGAATATTTCGACCGCGAGGGGGTCCCTGCACGACCTGCCAGTCTGGCGACGCACCGGATCATAGCGGCAACCAGCGCCTGGACCTCGCTGGACTGGAGATTTGGTCGGGAAGAAAAAGAGACTGTTCGGGTCTCGCCGGGTCTGTTCTGCAATTCCAATCCCGCGGCAATCGAGGCGGCACGATCCGGTTGGGGGCTAACCAGGATTCTGTCCTATCAGGTCGGGCCGGATCTGGTTTCGGGTCAGCTTCAGACGGTCCTCGAGGAATATGAGGAAGAGCCTTTGCCGGTGCATATCGTCCATCCGGAAGGCAGGAACGCGTCTGCCAAAGTAAGGACATTTGTCGATTTTGCGGCTGAAAGGCTTCGCGCCAACCGCTTCATCAATTGA
- a CDS encoding glutathione S-transferase family protein, whose product MQLYHFPLSGHAHRARLFLSLIGAEVEVIDVDLGAGEHKQPDYLKLNRFGQVPVLVDGDTVIADSNAILVYAAKKFGRTDWLPDSAAEAAAVQRWLSVAAGQIAFGPAAARLITVFGATFSPDEVIGRAHDVLTVIEAELAGRDWIAGRQKPSVADVALYSYIARAPEGNVDLSGYPEVNAWLSRIEALPGFVPLPRTPVGLAAAA is encoded by the coding sequence ATGCAACTCTATCATTTCCCGCTTTCCGGCCATGCCCATCGGGCGCGTCTGTTCCTTTCCCTCATCGGTGCAGAGGTTGAAGTCATCGACGTCGATCTGGGCGCAGGCGAGCATAAGCAACCCGACTATCTGAAACTGAACCGTTTTGGCCAGGTTCCCGTTCTGGTCGACGGTGACACGGTCATCGCCGATTCCAACGCAATTCTGGTCTATGCCGCGAAGAAATTTGGCCGCACAGACTGGCTGCCTGACAGCGCAGCCGAAGCTGCAGCGGTCCAGCGCTGGCTGTCGGTTGCCGCAGGACAAATTGCTTTCGGACCCGCCGCCGCGCGCTTGATAACCGTGTTCGGCGCAACCTTCAGCCCGGACGAGGTAATTGGCCGCGCGCACGATGTTCTAACCGTTATCGAGGCAGAGCTGGCAGGCCGCGACTGGATCGCCGGCAGGCAAAAACCATCGGTCGCCGACGTTGCGCTTTACAGTTATATCGCGCGCGCGCCGGAGGGGAATGTCGATCTCTCGGGCTATCCCGAAGTCAACGCCTGGCTTTCCCGCATCGAAGCGTTGCCCGGCTTCGTCCCCTTGCCCCGAACCCCGGTCGGGCTCGCCGCTGCGGCCTGA
- a CDS encoding pyridoxamine 5'-phosphate oxidase family protein yields the protein MNSLTGEPADGLFHAGEIALQRSVGMAERMEHIGAKIVRDFMPDQHRDFYARLPFIIVAMVDPSGDIWPTMLTGAPGFISSPSARSLVIRGTLDAADPASAGAQTGEAIGMLGIELHTRRRNRMNGDIRNAGDGSLEVTVGQAFGNCPQYIQLRDYSFSRDTGQAMSASVTESGELTDEARAIIATADTFFVASYVDRGDIRQIDASHRGGKAGFVRIDEDGQLTIPDFSGNFHFNTLGNFLVNPRAGLLFVDFETGDILQITGTARIITDSPEIASFRGAERIWTFRPSGMVLRRGASNLRWTMRENSFSPKALRTGSWAEVAAELDAGCATHPKGETPLSDAARAGGSTPREIKP from the coding sequence ATGAACAGTTTGACCGGCGAACCCGCAGACGGACTCTTCCACGCAGGCGAAATCGCACTGCAGCGCTCGGTCGGCATGGCTGAACGGATGGAACATATCGGCGCAAAAATAGTGCGGGATTTCATGCCCGATCAGCACCGCGACTTTTATGCGCGACTGCCATTCATCATTGTGGCGATGGTCGATCCATCCGGCGATATATGGCCCACAATGCTGACCGGCGCTCCGGGCTTCATCAGTTCCCCGTCAGCCCGGTCTCTGGTCATCCGCGGAACGCTTGATGCTGCCGATCCCGCTTCCGCCGGCGCACAGACCGGCGAGGCCATCGGTATGCTCGGCATCGAACTGCACACCCGCCGCCGCAATCGGATGAACGGAGACATCAGGAACGCCGGAGACGGTTCCCTGGAAGTTACGGTCGGCCAGGCCTTTGGCAACTGCCCGCAATATATCCAGCTGCGCGATTACAGCTTTTCGCGCGATACGGGTCAGGCCATGTCGGCGTCAGTCACGGAATCCGGCGAACTGACCGATGAGGCCCGTGCCATCATCGCGACCGCCGACACCTTTTTCGTCGCATCCTATGTGGACCGCGGTGACATCAGGCAGATCGACGCTTCGCACAGAGGCGGCAAAGCCGGATTTGTCAGAATCGACGAAGATGGCCAACTGACGATCCCGGATTTTTCCGGCAATTTCCATTTCAACACGCTTGGCAATTTCCTCGTCAATCCGCGCGCCGGCTTGCTGTTCGTCGATTTTGAAACAGGCGACATCCTGCAAATCACCGGGACCGCGCGGATCATCACTGATTCTCCGGAAATCGCATCTTTCAGGGGCGCAGAAAGAATCTGGACGTTCCGCCCGAGCGGGATGGTCCTGCGCCGGGGGGCCTCGAACTTGCGGTGGACGATGCGCGAGAATTCCTTCTCGCCAAAAGCCCTGAGGACGGGCTCTTGGGCAGAGGTGGCGGCCGAGCTTGACGCGGGCTGCGCTACTCACCCCAAAGGCGAAACCCCGCTTTCCGACGCTGCACGGGCTGGCGGAAGTACGCCGCGGGAGATCAAGCCATGA
- a CDS encoding DUF1348 family protein, translating into MSRPPLPPFDETSAREKVRLAEDGWNSRDPARVAQAYTENTRWRNRAEFPRGREEARKFLERKWTKELEYRLIKELWAYSGNRIAVRYAYEYHDDSGNWFRAYGNENWEFAEDGLMQNRHASINERPITEAERLFRWPLGRRPDDHPGLSELGL; encoded by the coding sequence ATGTCACGTCCCCCATTGCCCCCGTTTGACGAAACGTCCGCTCGCGAGAAAGTGAGACTGGCCGAAGATGGCTGGAACAGTCGCGATCCAGCCAGGGTTGCTCAGGCCTATACTGAAAATACCAGATGGCGGAATCGCGCCGAATTTCCCCGCGGCCGCGAAGAAGCCAGGAAATTTCTGGAGCGGAAGTGGACGAAAGAGCTCGAATACCGGTTAATCAAGGAACTTTGGGCCTATAGCGGCAATCGCATCGCGGTTCGCTATGCTTACGAATATCATGATGACAGCGGAAACTGGTTTCGCGCTTATGGCAACGAGAATTGGGAATTTGCCGAAGACGGTCTGATGCAAAACCGCCATGCCAGCATCAATGAACGGCCTATCACAGAAGCTGAACGTCTTTTCCGCTGGCCCCTCGGGCGGCGTCCTGACGATCATCCGGGGCTGTCCGAGCTTGGGCTTTAG
- a CDS encoding AraC family transcriptional regulator, with product MVEVSSLFARKAIAQAEQAVANRALARVGIAREVLADPANHIPVQQHHLLFETLAREERPQISFHMRTSASMRCEEFGPLGLTIKSAPTLRRSFERLDRYARLYNPYSVFALADKGSECWWMNRKPVPDNDGAKLSNEAALGTFVSLWRDANGDEFNPKRVQFTHLPVGDVLPLEEHFKCPVTHGAEVDAIIMHQQDVDRPNRVGDQHIWKFLREHMEEILRTTEPDRIDREVVIQIANSLSDGVPRLEDVACHLGMGSRTLQRRLSDLGHSYQSLVDEARREVALKLVGETSHSLVEVAFLTGFSEQSSFTRAFKRWSGKTPRTYRGEGPRVAAVQY from the coding sequence GTGGTAGAAGTTTCGAGCCTTTTTGCCCGCAAGGCGATTGCTCAGGCGGAGCAGGCGGTCGCCAATCGTGCGTTGGCGCGCGTCGGGATAGCGCGAGAAGTGCTCGCCGATCCCGCGAACCACATACCTGTGCAACAGCACCACCTGCTGTTTGAAACATTGGCCCGGGAAGAACGCCCGCAAATCAGCTTTCACATGCGGACGTCGGCTTCGATGCGCTGTGAGGAGTTCGGCCCGCTCGGGCTGACGATCAAATCCGCGCCAACGCTGCGACGATCGTTCGAGCGGCTTGACCGCTATGCCAGACTCTACAATCCCTATTCCGTCTTCGCCTTGGCGGACAAAGGTTCGGAATGCTGGTGGATGAACCGTAAGCCTGTCCCGGATAATGACGGCGCCAAGCTTTCGAACGAAGCAGCGCTGGGAACCTTTGTTTCGCTTTGGCGCGATGCGAATGGCGACGAATTCAACCCCAAGCGTGTCCAGTTCACTCACCTGCCGGTGGGCGATGTGCTGCCGCTTGAAGAGCATTTCAAATGTCCGGTGACCCACGGCGCTGAAGTCGACGCGATTATCATGCATCAACAGGACGTTGATCGACCAAACCGCGTCGGAGACCAGCATATCTGGAAATTTCTCCGCGAGCATATGGAGGAAATCCTTCGCACTACCGAACCGGATCGGATTGATCGCGAGGTGGTTATCCAGATTGCCAACAGCCTGAGCGATGGGGTGCCGCGCCTCGAGGATGTGGCATGCCATTTGGGCATGGGGAGCCGTACCTTGCAGCGCCGCTTGTCGGATCTGGGGCACAGCTATCAATCCCTGGTCGATGAGGCACGACGGGAGGTGGCTCTCAAGCTCGTCGGCGAAACCAGCCATTCGCTGGTGGAGGTTGCCTTTCTGACCGGCTTTTCGGAACAAAGCTCCTTCACCCGTGCCTTCAAGCGATGGTCGGGAAAAACGCCGCGGACCTATCGCGGTGAAGGGCCGCGAGTGGCGGCTGTCCAATATTAA
- a CDS encoding cysteine hydrolase — MMNHPPKPSRKLAIALLASIATIGMASGGAAAQEESRAATATQPPVNDGLPMPGFEIDPATTAIVITDPQNDFLSPNGVTWGVVGESITRNRTVENLGALFKVADQTGMPVFVSPHYYFKHDHRWQFEGTLETLMHSIGMFDRPHALTLEAFEGSGADWLDQYKPYINNGRTVVTSPHKVYGPDSNDLALQLRKAGISKVILGGMSSNLCTESHMRSLIEAGFEVMVVTDATAGAITEHYNGYDASLVNFRMIASAVDNTDNTVKAIRAAYRSK, encoded by the coding sequence ATGATGAACCACCCCCCCAAGCCTTCGCGCAAGCTGGCCATTGCCTTGCTAGCGTCTATCGCAACAATTGGCATGGCTAGCGGCGGCGCGGCCGCACAGGAAGAATCCCGCGCCGCAACCGCAACCCAGCCTCCGGTCAACGACGGATTGCCGATGCCGGGATTCGAGATTGATCCTGCGACAACCGCGATCGTCATCACTGACCCGCAAAACGACTTTCTGTCGCCCAACGGTGTGACCTGGGGCGTTGTTGGTGAAAGCATCACCCGGAACCGCACCGTTGAAAATCTGGGAGCGCTGTTCAAGGTTGCTGATCAAACCGGCATGCCGGTGTTCGTCTCTCCCCACTATTATTTCAAGCACGACCATCGCTGGCAGTTCGAAGGCACGCTTGAAACGCTGATGCATTCCATTGGCATGTTCGACCGCCCGCATGCCCTCACCCTCGAAGCCTTTGAAGGGTCAGGTGCCGACTGGCTCGACCAGTACAAGCCTTACATAAATAATGGCCGGACAGTCGTGACCAGCCCGCACAAGGTGTATGGCCCTGACAGCAACGATCTGGCTCTGCAGCTGCGCAAGGCAGGAATTTCCAAAGTCATTCTGGGTGGCATGTCCTCGAACCTCTGCACGGAATCGCACATGCGGTCGCTGATCGAGGCAGGCTTTGAAGTCATGGTTGTCACCGATGCCACCGCCGGTGCCATCACCGAACATTATAACGGCTACGATGCTTCGCTCGTGAACTTCCGCATGATTGCCAGTGCTGTCGACAACACCGACAACACCGTCAAGGCGATCAGGGCTGCCTATCGCAGCAAATAG
- a CDS encoding YHS domain-containing (seleno)protein → MRILPTSLALAIALSAGFSAPAHATDEYNVTNGYTLDGAGLGVHGVDTVVLSTMNAVAPGEASHAVVHDGVTYYFASGLTAERFQSDPERYLPQYGGFCAYAVALGKKLDGDPQYADIVEGKLYLFVNAAVFQSYLADKENTLRTAKEKWPTIKHSKVEDL, encoded by the coding sequence ATGCGTATTTTGCCAACCAGCCTTGCCCTCGCCATCGCGCTTTCCGCAGGCTTTTCGGCACCCGCTCATGCGACTGACGAATATAATGTCACCAACGGCTATACTCTGGATGGCGCCGGATTGGGCGTCCATGGCGTCGACACGGTTGTACTCAGCACGATGAACGCTGTTGCGCCTGGCGAAGCAAGCCATGCGGTCGTTCACGATGGCGTGACCTATTATTTCGCGTCCGGACTGACGGCGGAACGGTTCCAATCCGATCCAGAGCGTTATCTGCCGCAATATGGTGGTTTCTGTGCCTATGCGGTTGCCCTCGGCAAGAAACTCGATGGCGATCCGCAGTATGCGGACATCGTGGAAGGCAAGCTCTATCTCTTCGTCAACGCCGCTGTTTTCCAGAGCTACCTCGCTGACAAGGAAAACACGCTGCGCACCGCCAAAGAGAAATGGCCGACCATCAAGCACAGCAAAGTCGAAGATCTCTGA
- a CDS encoding carboxymuconolactone decarboxylase family protein, producing the protein MTSFTTHDFETAPEDAQPLLNAATSAYGFIPNLLGTMAEAPALLEGYMTLAGIFDKTDLSEAERQIILMTNNRLNACHYCMAAHTSISQGAGVPQDIIEALRTDTPINDPKLEALRTFAAVINKTRGWPETSDIEAFLGAGYTRQNILEVVLGTALKVMSNYTNHIAATELDAAFEPNAWTTDLVDMG; encoded by the coding sequence ATGACATCTTTCACCACCCACGACTTCGAAACCGCACCCGAAGACGCACAGCCCTTGCTGAATGCCGCCACAAGCGCATACGGCTTTATTCCCAACCTGCTCGGAACGATGGCCGAGGCCCCGGCCCTGCTCGAAGGCTATATGACGCTGGCAGGCATTTTCGACAAAACCGATCTGTCAGAGGCCGAGCGCCAAATCATTCTGATGACGAATAACCGGTTGAACGCCTGTCATTATTGCATGGCTGCCCACACTTCGATCTCGCAAGGCGCCGGTGTCCCGCAGGATATAATCGAGGCCCTGCGCACCGATACGCCGATCAATGATCCCAAGCTCGAGGCGCTTCGTACTTTCGCCGCCGTGATCAACAAAACGCGCGGCTGGCCCGAAACTTCAGATATCGAGGCATTTCTTGGCGCGGGCTACACCCGGCAGAATATTCTGGAAGTTGTTCTCGGCACGGCCCTCAAGGTCATGTCGAACTATACCAACCATATCGCGGCCACCGAACTGGACGCTGCATTCGAACCAAACGCCTGGACGACCGACCTCGTCGACATGGGCTGA
- a CDS encoding FMN-dependent NADH-azoreductase — MTRLLRIDASARITRSLTRELADSFTQSWRERRPQDEIVLRDVGANPPPIISEDWIAAAFAKDRSTDQQQLLALSDELIAEVAGADIIVMATPMYNYGMPAALKAWFDQVVRIDKTFTFDLTRGDAPLEPILAGKTLILLTSWGEFGFAAGGPNEGRNSLTPHVRTASRYLGVETIHQVGIEYQEFGDERFEASHKAAFAALDPLVETLVTTLPLNPDRRKSAA; from the coding sequence ATGACTAGACTATTACGCATTGATGCCAGCGCGCGGATCACGCGTTCGCTTACCCGGGAACTGGCCGACAGCTTCACGCAAAGCTGGCGTGAGCGGCGTCCGCAGGATGAGATTGTCCTGCGCGACGTCGGCGCCAATCCGCCTCCAATCATCAGTGAAGACTGGATTGCAGCGGCTTTTGCAAAGGATCGGTCGACCGATCAGCAACAGCTTCTTGCGCTATCAGACGAACTGATTGCCGAAGTGGCCGGTGCCGACATCATCGTCATGGCAACGCCGATGTACAACTACGGCATGCCCGCCGCGCTCAAAGCGTGGTTCGACCAGGTTGTAAGAATCGACAAGACTTTTACCTTCGATCTCACTCGCGGCGATGCCCCGCTTGAGCCGATATTGGCTGGCAAGACCCTCATCCTGCTCACTTCATGGGGGGAATTCGGCTTCGCTGCTGGAGGGCCCAATGAAGGGCGCAACAGCCTGACTCCGCATGTCCGCACGGCATCGCGCTATCTTGGCGTGGAGACCATTCATCAGGTCGGGATCGAGTATCAGGAGTTTGGCGACGAACGCTTTGAAGCCTCGCATAAAGCAGCCTTTGCAGCGCTCGATCCCTTGGTCGAAACACTGGTCACGACGCTCCCCCTGAACCCAGACCGCAGGAAGTCGGCAGCATGA
- a CDS encoding dihydrolipoyl dehydrogenase → MTNQTVITNSYRPISGAGEFDFDVAIIGAGTAGMAAYREASQYSDRVALIDGGPLGTTCARVGCMPSKLLIAAAEAAHAGSRTPMFGVRYDDPAIDGIAVMKRVRGERDRFVGFVTEAVHGFDKGEIIREYARFEDDHTLRLSSGRKISARTIVIATGSRPAIPQALFAAGERLIVNDDIFDWTDLPGSVAVFGAGVIGLELGQALHRLGVRVRLFGRGGQAGPLTDPVVRQYATDIFSGEFPAIWNADTRISRKRDTVAVRWGEAADQEAGFDYLVAATGRRPNIDKIGLENTGLPLGTTGVPQYDPLSGRVGDTHIFIAGDAALDLPLLHEAADEGRLAGENAARFPHSYRRSRRTPIGIVFSDPQIAMVGASHASLLARPGCHFATGEVSFEDQGRARVMGLNKGILRLYAEHGSARFLGAEMIGPSAEHIAHLLAWSIQANMTVEQILQMPFYHPVLEEGVRTAFRNLNHALGFGPNPPLQCIDCGPGA, encoded by the coding sequence ATGACCAATCAAACGGTAATCACCAACAGCTACAGGCCGATATCTGGCGCCGGTGAATTCGATTTCGATGTCGCCATCATCGGCGCTGGCACAGCCGGAATGGCGGCCTATCGTGAAGCTTCGCAATATAGCGATCGCGTTGCACTGATCGATGGCGGGCCACTAGGCACAACATGCGCGCGCGTGGGCTGCATGCCTTCCAAACTCCTGATCGCAGCAGCCGAGGCAGCGCATGCGGGGTCCAGGACTCCCATGTTCGGGGTCCGATATGACGATCCGGCGATCGACGGCATAGCCGTGATGAAACGGGTACGTGGCGAGCGTGACCGCTTTGTCGGTTTTGTCACAGAGGCTGTCCATGGATTCGACAAGGGCGAGATAATAAGGGAATATGCCCGCTTCGAAGACGATCACACGCTTCGGTTGAGCAGCGGACGCAAGATTTCTGCCCGCACGATAGTCATCGCCACCGGTTCGCGGCCCGCCATTCCCCAAGCATTATTCGCCGCCGGCGAAAGGCTGATCGTCAATGATGATATATTTGACTGGACCGATCTGCCCGGTTCGGTCGCGGTATTCGGGGCTGGTGTCATCGGGCTGGAATTGGGGCAGGCCCTGCACCGGCTGGGAGTGCGCGTGCGTCTTTTCGGAAGGGGCGGTCAGGCCGGGCCACTAACCGATCCAGTGGTGCGCCAATATGCGACCGACATTTTTTCTGGCGAGTTTCCGGCCATCTGGAACGCTGACACCCGGATTTCGCGCAAAAGGGATACTGTCGCGGTGCGCTGGGGCGAAGCGGCGGATCAGGAAGCCGGCTTCGACTATCTGGTCGCAGCCACCGGTCGCAGGCCCAATATTGATAAAATCGGTCTCGAGAATACCGGCCTGCCGCTCGGAACGACGGGCGTGCCTCAATATGACCCCTTGTCCGGCCGCGTTGGCGACACCCATATATTCATTGCCGGCGATGCTGCGCTTGACCTGCCGCTGCTGCACGAAGCGGCAGATGAGGGCCGCTTGGCCGGAGAGAATGCAGCGCGCTTTCCGCATTCATACAGACGATCTCGCCGCACCCCGATCGGCATCGTTTTCTCCGATCCGCAAATTGCTATGGTCGGGGCCAGCCATGCCTCGCTCTTGGCTAGACCGGGATGCCACTTCGCGACCGGAGAAGTTTCATTTGAGGACCAGGGCCGTGCCCGGGTGATGGGTCTCAACAAGGGCATCCTCAGGCTTTATGCCGAACACGGCAGCGCACGGTTTCTCGGAGCCGAAATGATCGGCCCTTCAGCTGAACATATCGCGCATCTTCTGGCCTGGTCCATTCAGGCCAACATGACCGTGGAGCAAATCCTGCAAATGCCGTTTTACCATCCCGTACTGGAAGAGGGCGTGCGCACAGCCTTCAGAAATCTGAACCATGCTCTTGGATTTGGCCCCAATCCTCCACTGCAATGTATTGATTGCGGACCGGGAGCCTGA
- a CDS encoding serine hydrolase domain-containing protein, with amino-acid sequence MKKMIGIAALTLSAIVIWSGSIFVIGSEGWLKRPIATDASAQSFVAAAADIVERNHRGNLSMLLVEGGEVAASYHSSTGKPVDENSVFQVASLSKWLAAWGVMTLVEDGVIDLDEPVSRYLTRWQLPTGPFDNDGVTTRRLLSHTAGLDDGLGYAGFDSDSAVQSLESSLDRALDASPGKSGIVKVGIEPGSGWNYSGGGYTLLQLLIEEVSGQPFTDYMAERVFEPLNMSQSGFDHKKAAGLGLAENFDLEGNVEPLKYYSSLAATSLFTSSRDMALFLAAQGPGSGQRVLSEASMRLMRQPHASQMGADIWGLGTMLYAPNNAGDFIIGHDGNNEPAINTAARLDPATGDGIVILETGSDLLATRLASEWVFWKTGRVDNLAFAMGLSTWILWAGAGSLVILLLGIASGWRRRKT; translated from the coding sequence ATGAAAAAAATGATCGGCATCGCAGCCTTAACATTATCGGCTATCGTCATCTGGTCCGGCTCGATCTTTGTCATCGGCAGCGAGGGATGGCTCAAACGTCCAATCGCCACTGATGCCTCAGCGCAATCTTTTGTGGCGGCAGCCGCCGATATTGTTGAGCGAAACCATCGCGGCAATCTGAGCATGCTTTTGGTCGAAGGCGGCGAGGTTGCTGCAAGCTATCATTCTTCCACGGGTAAGCCGGTTGACGAAAATTCGGTGTTTCAGGTCGCTTCGTTGAGCAAGTGGCTCGCCGCATGGGGCGTCATGACTCTTGTCGAGGATGGTGTCATAGACCTGGATGAACCGGTATCGCGTTATCTCACTCGCTGGCAACTGCCCACCGGCCCATTCGATAATGATGGTGTGACCACCCGGCGGCTGCTCAGCCATACAGCAGGGTTGGACGACGGTCTTGGCTATGCCGGTTTCGATTCCGACAGCGCGGTGCAATCTCTCGAAAGCTCGCTTGACCGAGCGCTGGACGCTTCACCGGGGAAAAGCGGCATCGTTAAGGTCGGCATCGAACCCGGTTCAGGCTGGAATTATTCCGGCGGCGGCTACACGCTTCTACAACTGCTGATCGAGGAAGTTTCGGGCCAGCCATTTACCGATTATATGGCTGAACGGGTATTCGAGCCGCTGAACATGTCGCAAAGCGGTTTTGACCACAAGAAAGCCGCCGGACTGGGGCTCGCAGAAAATTTTGATCTCGAGGGGAATGTCGAACCGCTGAAATATTACAGTTCATTGGCCGCCACTTCCCTTTTTACCAGCAGCCGGGACATGGCTCTTTTCCTGGCAGCACAGGGGCCGGGGTCAGGGCAACGCGTCCTGTCTGAAGCCAGCATGCGGTTGATGCGCCAGCCGCACGCGTCCCAGATGGGCGCCGATATCTGGGGCTTGGGAACAATGCTCTATGCACCGAATAATGCGGGAGACTTCATCATCGGTCACGACGGGAATAACGAACCGGCGATCAACACGGCTGCGCGGCTCGACCCTGCCACCGGCGACGGGATTGTCATCCTGGAAACCGGAAGCGATCTGCTCGCCACCCGTCTCGCAAGCGAATGGGTTTTCTGGAAAACCGGAAGGGTTGACAATCTGGCTTTCGCGATGGGCCTCTCGACCTGGATTTTATGGGCAGGAGCGGGATCATTGGTGATCCTGTTGCTCGGCATTGCATCGGGCTGGAGGCGCCGCAAAACCTAG
- a CDS encoding DUF423 domain-containing protein has protein sequence MIGCFAAISAAVAVAAGAFGAHAAPGPQEAEWLRTGGFYQLLHAIAALALMGSAKGPAIVLLAGSVLFALTLYAMALGAPQWLGAITPIGGTLLIGGWLWAGWIYFRG, from the coding sequence CTGATCGGATGTTTTGCCGCTATTTCGGCAGCCGTTGCCGTGGCAGCCGGTGCCTTCGGGGCTCATGCTGCACCGGGACCACAGGAAGCCGAGTGGTTGAGAACCGGCGGGTTTTACCAATTGCTTCATGCCATTGCTGCACTGGCGCTCATGGGCTCCGCGAAAGGCCCGGCAATCGTGCTGCTCGCTGGCTCTGTCCTGTTCGCCCTCACGTTATACGCCATGGCATTGGGCGCACCTCAGTGGCTCGGCGCAATAACCCCGATCGGCGGAACCTTGCTGATCGGGGGCTGGCTATGGGCCGGCTGGATATATTTTCGCGGCTAG